The following are from one region of the Melospiza melodia melodia isolate bMelMel2 chromosome 14, bMelMel2.pri, whole genome shotgun sequence genome:
- the LOC134424978 gene encoding protocadherin gamma-A10-like, translating to MCAAGRRWCRRQRALLWAVLLAAWEAAWGQLRYSVPEEMPKGSFVGDVAKDLGLQLPEIRDNAVRVVSESRTQYFALHGKTGHLVTAERIDREQLCESVQQCVLRCELIVEGEMQVYGIQVKITDINDNAPSFREAETELKMIETTAPGSQFPLTEAHDPDSGQNSLQSYELSGDEHFSLAVQAGPGGDQRPELVLAKALDREEAAFHELVLRAMDGGDPARTGTARIRVTVLDANDNAPVFSQAEYTVRVPEDVPVGSTLLTILATDADEGLNGEIKYSFKKITDKSSQTFQLDSDTGAITLLRSLDFEEDDSYKLQVQAHDGGGLFDTTEVEVTVADVNDNVPEISVRSALSEISEDAPSGTVVALLHVRDRDSGANGSVRCSLYKDVPFRLEKAFDDYYRVVTARELDREQVSEYNVTVRAADGGSPSLQSSAVLALRVLDVNDNAPVFAEERYSARLAENNAAGALVLTVRATDADWGQNVRVRYRLAEGRVRGAPLSSYVSVQAETGALYALRSLDYEQLRELQLCVRAEDGGAPALSSNVSVRLQIVDENDNAPQVLYPPAAAAAAAWSGVELAPRRSEAGALVAKVVAVDADAGQNAWLSYELAKATEPGLFRVGLHSGEVRTARSPLARDAARHSLVVLVRDHGRPALSATATLSVVLAESVAELLAELGSAAHEAAAPGEPAASLTRWLVLAVAAVSCLFVAFLLLLLALRLRRCHRQQLLPPDSGASRGVPVSHFVGIDGVRAFLQSYSHDVSLTADSRKSHLRFSAASCCDTLPARPPPDEPAPLLGDEDPAGALPSDPAPPSGPILTILA from the exons ATGTGCGCGGCGGGGAGGCGCTGGTGCCGGCGGCagcgagctctgctctgggccgtGCTGCTGGCGGCGTGGGAGGCGGCGTGGGGGCAGCTGCGCTACTCGGTGCCCGAGGAGATGCCCAAGGGCTCGTTCGTTGGCGACGTGGCCAAggacctggggctgcagctgccggaGATCCGCGATAATGCCGTCCGTGTTGTCTCGGAAAGTAGGACGCAGTATTTCGCTCTGCACGGGAAGACGGGACATTTAGTGACGGCAGAGAGGATCGACAGAGAGCAGCTGTGCGAGAGTGTGCAACAATGCGTGCTGCGCTGTGAGCTGATAGTAGAAGGGGAAATGCAGGTTTACGGAATACAAGTGAAGATCACGGATATTAACGACAACGCTCCGAGCTTCCGAGAGGCAGAAACAGAGCTAAAAATGATAGAAACAACAGCCCCGGGGTCGCAGTTTCCACTGACAGAGGCTCATGATCCTGACTCGGGTCAGAATTCGCTGCAGAGCTACGAGCTGAGCGGTGACGAGCACTTCTCGCTGGCCGTGCAGGCGGGCCCCGGCGGCGATCAGCGTCCCGAGCTGGTGCTGGCGAAGGCGCTGGACCGGGAGGAGGCGGCGTTTCACGAGCTGGTGCTGAGGGCGATGGACGGCGGCGATCCGGCACGGACGGGCACGGCTCGGATCCGCGTGACGGTGCTGGACGCGAACGACAACGCGCCCGTGTTCAGCCAGGCGGAGTACACGGTGCGTGTGCCCGAGGACGTGCCCGTGGGCTCCACCCTCCTGACCATTCTGGCCACAGACGCCGACGAGGGGCTGAACGGGGAAATTAAATACTCGTTTAAGAAAATCACAGACAAGTCCTCGCAGACTTTCCAGCTGGATAGCGACACGGGAGCGATCACACTATTGCGTAGCCTGGACTTCGAGGAAGACGACTCTTACAAGCTACAGGTACAGGCACATGATGGGGGAGGCCTTTTTGATACGACAGAAGTCGAGGTCACTGTGGCAGATGTCAATGACAATGTGCCAGAGATTTCGGTACGCTCGGCACTGAGTGAGATCTCTGAAGACGCCCCTTCGGGAACGGTGGTCGCCCTGCTGCACGTGAGGGACAGAGACTCGGGGGCCAACGGTTCCGTGCGTTGCTCGCTCTACAAGGACGTCCCGTTCCGACTGGAGAAAGCTTTTGACGACTACTACCGTGTGGTGACAGCGAGAGAGCTGGACCGGGAGCAGGTGTCGGAGTACAACGTGACGGTGCGGGCGGCCGACGGCGGGTCGCCGTCGCTGCAGAGCAGCGCGGTGCTGGCGCTGCGGGTGCTggacgtgaacgacaacgcgccggtgTTCGCGGAGGAGCGCTACAGCGCGCGGCTGGCGGAGAACAACGCGGCGGGCGCGCTGGTGCTGACGGTGCGCGCCACGGACGCGGACTGGGGGCAGAACGTGCGCGTGCGCTACCGGCTGGCGGAGGGGCGGGTGCGGGGCGCGCCGCTGTCGTCGTACGTGTCGGTGCAGGCGGAGACGGGCGCGCTGTACGCGCTGCGCTCCTTGGACTACGAGCAGCTGCGCGAGCTGCAGCTGTGCGTGCGGGCGGAGGACGGCGGCGCGCCGGCGCTGAGCAGCAACGTGTCGGTGCGGCTGCAGATCGTGGAcgagaacgacaacgcgccgCAGGTGCTGTACccgccggcggcggccgcagcggCGGCGTGGTCGGGCGTGGAGCTGGCGCCGCGGCGGTCGGAGGCCGGCGCGctggtggccaaggtggtggCGGTGGACGCGGACGCGGGGCAGAACGCGTGGCTGTCCTACGAGCTGGCCAAGGCCACGGAGCCGGGGCTGTTCCGCGTGGGGCTGCACAGCGGCGAGGTGCGCACGGCGCGCTCGCCGCTGGCCCGCGACGCGGCGCGCCACAGCCTGGTGGTGCTGGTGCGGGACCACGGGCGGCCGGCGCTGTCGGCCACGGCCACGCTGAGCGTGGTGCTGGCCGAGAGCGTGGCCGAGCTGCTGGCCGAGCTGGGCAGCGCGGCGCacgaggcggcggcgccgggcgagCCGGCCGCCAGCCTGACGCGCTGGCTCGTGCTGGCCGTGGCCGCCGTCTCGTGCCTCTTCGtggccttcctgctgctgctgctggcgctgcgcCTGCGCCGCTGCCaccgccagcagctgctgccgccgGACAGCGGCGCCTCGCGCGGCGTGCCCGTCTCGCACTTCGTGGGCATCGACGGCGTGCGCGCCTTCCTGCAGTCCTACTCGCACGACGTGTCGCTCACGGCCGACTCGCGCAAGAGCCACCTGCGCTTCTCGGCCGCCAGCTGCTGCGACAccctcccggcccggccgccgcccgaCGAGCCCGCGCCGCTGCTCGGGGATGAGGACCCGGCCGGCGCCCTCCCCTCGGACCCCGCCCCTCCCTCG GGACCTATTCTGACAATTTTGGCATAG